The sequence CCGCGGTGATCAGGATCCGCACTTCCTCGAAGTAAAACCAAGTTACATGATGAAACTTCGCAAAGCAGATATGCTGATGAAGATAGGCTTGGGATTGGAAATGTGGGCACAGCAATTAATTGATGGTTCGCGCAATTCAAAATTGGAAGTAGTTGATTTATCAATTGACATTTCAAAAAAAGAAGTTCCAACAGGAAAGGTGGATGCAAGTCAAGGTGATATTCATCCTTACGGCAATCCGCATTACTGGCTTGATCCTGAAAATGTAAAAGTAATGGCTAAAGAAATTTATGAAGCGCTTTCAGATAAAGACTCCGAAAACTCTGCTTTCTATAAAAAGAATTATGAAGCCTATTCAAAAAAGTTAGATGCTAAAATCTCAGAGTGGAAAAATAAACTGTCTGCTTTAAAAGATAAGCCGATTGTATTTTTTCATGCAAGCTGGATTTACTTTGCCGAAAGATTTGGAATTAAGATTGCCGGTTATGTTGAACCAAAGCCGGGTATAACTCCAACACCATCGCACAATGCTGATGTTATCAATCTTGTAAAGAAAAATAAAATAACAAAAATCGTAATGGAAAATTTTTACAGCGATAATGCCCCGAATCAAATAGCTGAAAAAACCGGTGCGAAAGTAATCAAAGTCCCGGTTAATGTTTATGGAATGGAAGGGGTTGATACATACATAAAAATGATGGATTACATAATTAATCAAATCACTAAATAATAATAATCACCTTGTGATCTCTTTGTGTCTTCGTGCCTTGGTGGCAAAACAAGTAATCAAGTCGCGAAGGCACAAAGTTTCACAAAGGAATAAATACAGATGGAAAAAGAAATAATAAAGTTTACTGAAGTCGCAATCGGTTATAACAAAAAGACCATCGCAAAAAGTATTTCCTTATCAATCTATCAAAATGATTTCATTGGATTGGTAGGACCAAATGGTGCCGGTAAAACGACTTTTCTAAAAACTCTTTTAGGAAGCATTAGATCGCTTTCGGGATCAATAATAAAGGACGATCTACGATTCGGTTATGTTCCGCAGAGAGATGTGGTGCAGCCGCTTCTTCCCTATACTGTATTTGATGTGGTGATGATGGGAAGATATTCTTTGCTGCCGACTTTTTCTTCTCCAAAGAAAGTTGACATTGAAAACGTTTTATCAAGTTTAGAAAAAGTTGGAATAGCCGATTTAAAAAATTTACTTTATAACAGTTTGTCAGGTGGACAAAGACAGCGAACTTTGATCGCAAGGGCTTTGGCTGTCGAGCCGGATATTTTAATTCTTGATGAACCGACAAATGGAATGGATACACCCTCCCATTACGGCTTACTCGAATTAATTTCCGAGCTTCATGAAAAACAAAACTTGACTATTCTGCTTGTAAGTCATTTGCTTACGGATGTAGCAAATTATGTTAAAAAAATAATCCTGATTGAAAAAAACTTTTTTCAGTTTGGGAGAATAGAAGAAATTCTTTCGGAAGAAAATTTAATGAAAGCTTATTCTTCTTCATTTTCGGTAACAAAATTGAATGACGAATTTATAATCACATTAAAGCACAGGAATTAAATTGGAAATAATTCAACAGCTAATAGAAATTTTTCCCTATGCAATTCTCGGAAGCATTCTTGCAGGAATTATATGCGGGTTTCTCGGAGTGTTTGTTGTTTCGCAAAGAGTAGTTTTTCTCGGTGCATCATTAACTCAAGTTGCAATCGCAGGAGTAGCATTTTCATTTCTTCATTTAATAAATATTGAAGCTCTGATTTCATCTATATTCAATATTGTAATCACCGAAGATTCATATCTACATCATTTTGAGCCGGCGTTCTTTTCACTTCTATTTTCACTCTTAGTAGTTATAATATTTTCACAGACACACAGACAAAAATATTTAACTCAAGACGGACTGCTGGGAATTATTTTCGTGGTAGCAATCGCAGCGCGAATAATGATCATACAAAAAAGTCCTGTAGCGGAACTTTCCGAGATAGAATCAATAATGAAGGGTGATATTTTATTTATTGGTTCGCGTGAGTTTTATTCACTGCTTGTCATTACATTTTTTATAGTAACATTTTTCACATTATTTCAAAAGCAGCTCAAGTTTGTAGTGTTTGATGCTGAGTCATCTTCAGCTTATGGAATAAATTCAAAACTATGGCTGCTGCTATTTTACATTGTAGTTGGAACAGGAATTTCCCTTACAACAAGATATGTTGGTGATGTATTTACTTTTGCTTATTTAATTATTCCCTCAGCTATGGGAATAATGATCGGTAAAAGTGTGTTAAAAGTTTTTCTGATAGCTGTAATAATTGGAGCCTCGCTTCCACCGATTGCATTATTCTTAGCTTTTAAATATGATTTTTCCAGTGGACCAATGGCAGTGACACTTGCTTTTGCAGCATTTCTTATTGTATTAATCTATAAAAAAGTAAAAGAGAATTGACAAAGTTTTTAATATTCAAACAGAAATATTATCTTTGCACACAAAATTTTTCAGCCTGAATGTTTAACCAAAAACGACAGGTAATTCAAGTTAAAATAAAATTTACTTTTTATGGAGAGTGGCCGAGTGGTTTACCATTGGGACTAAACCGATTAGCTTAATTTTGAAATACTAATTTTCTATCTATTGGAGAGGTGGCCGAGTGGCTTAAGGTAGCGGTTTGCTAAACCGCCGTACTGGGTAAACCGGTACCGAGGGTTCGAATCCCTCCCTCTCCGCAACTAAGCTTCCTAATAGGGAAGCATTTTTTTATTATGGAAAAATATTTTACTTATATTCTTAGAAGTAAAAATCATAACAAGCATTATTACGGTTATACGTCTGATTTAGAAAAGAGACTTATTGAACATAATTCAGGCTTGTCTTCTTACACAAAAAAATTTCTGCCCTGGGATATAATTTATTTTGAAGAGTTTTCATCCAGAACCGAAGCAATCAAAAGAGAAAACTTTTTCAAAAGCTTAACTGGATACCATTGGTTGAAGGAAAATAAAATTATTTAATATAATTATTGGAATGAATTTTTAATACTGGGTAAACCGGTACCGATGGCATTGCCAGAATCCCTCCCTCTCCGCAACTAAGCTTCATAATAGGGAAGCTTTTTTTATTTCTGGAAAACTTTTTTGAGTTGGATATGTTTAAGAAATGCTAGGTTAATAAATTAAAAATAAAAAAAGCCAATCACCTCTCAGTGACTGGCTTATCAAAGGTGTGTAGAAATCTAATACGTTATAGTAAATGTTTGTGATCCATCTGCTGTTGAAGTGAAAATAGTAATTTTAACAGTGTGAGAAACTCCTGTGTTTGCAGTTACAAATTCAACTAAATAACTATTTGCAAGTGCACCGGCAACGGGTAAATCTGATAAATTTAATCCTAAAGCATCTTCAGGAATATATTTGATTGTTCCACCAGTACATCTGGAAAGCGCTGCCGGTTCTTCATCATATTCATCCCAATATGAATTATTATAATAAGTCGTATCGCCGCTAAAAACTGTGTGAACAGTTGCCTTACCACTAAGTAAGCTGCACCCCATTGCATTATTCCATGTTACAGCATCTGATTGTGTAGGTTCGTCTGTAAAGTTGATGAAAACTCTTTGAGCTCCAGCTCTCCAACTATAGACAGAGTCAGCAAATATTGAAGCGATAACATCATTTTCATCAGTAGCGTAACCAAAACTATACGCACGGTTTTCAATCGTAGCACTGTCAGGTCCCGAAAATCCAATTGTCCTGTCCGTGCCGGTATATCTATTTAAATAATTACTAATAGATGCAGCATCAGTAAAATTTATACCGCCGTCAACATCACCATAGCCAAAACCAACAACTCCGAATTTAACATCAAGTCCGCTGGATTGTAAGAAAGTGGCAAACTCGATTATACTTGCAGCAACTGAATCAGCTTCTTCACCCATGCTGCCTGAATTATCAACGCAAAAAACAATATCAGCGGTTAATACGTTTCCAGTGCTTACCTTAGAAACTTTTAACCCTTGAACAACACCATCCTCTTCAACAAATATGTTTGAAGCAGATGGATTGCTTGCATCGTAAAATAATGTTATAGGTTGATTTGAAGTAGGGTCAATTAATCCAGTTAGATTTAATTTTACTCTATTGGCATCAGAAGTAAAAGAAGCAGAAGGTAAAACGTTGTTATGGACAGGTGTTGGAACTGTTACACCGGATGGATCTGCAGGAATATCGGTATTCTGGTCTTCAGGTGTTTCGGCAGTATCGCAAGAAAAATAAATCAATGATGTGAATACTAACATCAGAACAAGTAAAAACTTACTCATTTTGTTTCTCCCTTTTTGATTAATGAATAGCTAGTTATTACGAAACTTTTATCAAGAACAATCAAAACTTAATTAATAATAAAATTAAAGTGAAATTTAGGCTGCCATAAAGCGAGCACATTTTTTCTTACGTTTGAAAGTAAACTGATGGCAATATTTTATAATAGAGTATATTAATCTGTTATAGAGTCGGAATTATCAAATCATCATTGATTGATTTTTATCACAACTTCAATCTTTTTAGTTTAGCTAAAATATATTATTTACTCTTTGTTGCTTAGATTTGATTAGCAAAAATTCTGGTTCTTATATTCTGGAGTTGATACAGAGGAGTATGGATTTTAGAAATATACTTTCCTCCACAATCTCCGATCAATTTAATTTTTTAGTTTTCTTTTTTGAAAAAGTATGAGCTTTAAAATGATTAGGCAAAAAAACAAATTTCAATTCTTTCCTCAGTTATTTTATTACTATCACTATGCTTCACAAATAATACTATCGC is a genomic window of Ignavibacteriales bacterium containing:
- a CDS encoding metal ABC transporter permease, with product MEIIQQLIEIFPYAILGSILAGIICGFLGVFVVSQRVVFLGASLTQVAIAGVAFSFLHLINIEALISSIFNIVITEDSYLHHFEPAFFSLLFSLLVVIIFSQTHRQKYLTQDGLLGIIFVVAIAARIMIIQKSPVAELSEIESIMKGDILFIGSREFYSLLVITFFIVTFFTLFQKQLKFVVFDAESSSAYGINSKLWLLLFYIVVGTGISLTTRYVGDVFTFAYLIIPSAMGIMIGKSVLKVFLIAVIIGASLPPIALFLAFKYDFSSGPMAVTLAFAAFLIVLIYKKVKEN
- a CDS encoding zinc ABC transporter substrate-binding protein, producing MKKIILLALFFIFNLTFAQVNVVTTTSTIYDLVKEIGKDKVEVDYLCRGDQDPHFLEVKPSYMMKLRKADMLMKIGLGLEMWAQQLIDGSRNSKLEVVDLSIDISKKEVPTGKVDASQGDIHPYGNPHYWLDPENVKVMAKEIYEALSDKDSENSAFYKKNYEAYSKKLDAKISEWKNKLSALKDKPIVFFHASWIYFAERFGIKIAGYVEPKPGITPTPSHNADVINLVKKNKITKIVMENFYSDNAPNQIAEKTGAKVIKVPVNVYGMEGVDTYIKMMDYIINQITK
- a CDS encoding metal ABC transporter ATP-binding protein, whose protein sequence is MEKEIIKFTEVAIGYNKKTIAKSISLSIYQNDFIGLVGPNGAGKTTFLKTLLGSIRSLSGSIIKDDLRFGYVPQRDVVQPLLPYTVFDVVMMGRYSLLPTFSSPKKVDIENVLSSLEKVGIADLKNLLYNSLSGGQRQRTLIARALAVEPDILILDEPTNGMDTPSHYGLLELISELHEKQNLTILLVSHLLTDVANYVKKIILIEKNFFQFGRIEEILSEENLMKAYSSSFSVTKLNDEFIITLKHRN
- a CDS encoding GIY-YIG nuclease family protein is translated as MEKYFTYILRSKNHNKHYYGYTSDLEKRLIEHNSGLSSYTKKFLPWDIIYFEEFSSRTEAIKRENFFKSLTGYHWLKENKII